The following coding sequences lie in one Alicyclobacillus curvatus genomic window:
- a CDS encoding transposase — protein sequence MNGVKYKNFEQASFEDIMVYSVIPPHPFWDAVAKYIDFSFADKLCAPLYSPIGQHPYAPSLKLKIHLVQRYYNISDREMELKIVGDIFIKRFLGVPISLAKFDHSTIALDRSRLGADIFHACHVNILAQALNLGMWGQDDDRWLVDAFHTHANVATPSVYELIQQAAQKLVRYLKRHNPARYEKLKENMDVGAFFRKLKREVQGSERNLAFSNLCVLAFSLVAWLERADTDDMDTQWKNDNEQETAKQQREVLLRILRENVTPKLPDENQSPSSENVEPQKEDIQYVEQDKNNKPSDRVVSAHDPEVRVGHKSKKLAFIGDKTQVVESANSHLVLNAEPIPGNEVDGIALESVVKAVVDEFDKRPKEVVADSAYGNAENRDKLSKELHILLTAPLPKFTNPSGKAFRAEDFTYIPERDVVVCPGGYTSVRKNHIKQSKGTQHGFAEEDCTACPLRAQCTDHAKGRTVFVSDYWELIQEAKKYNASQEGQEALRARYEIERTNNEMKRHHGLGKPRTRGRSKLRIDVKITSMVVNVKVMVKELLNRGKPLEAPVCL from the coding sequence ATGAACGGGGTAAAGTACAAGAACTTTGAGCAAGCCTCCTTCGAGGACATCATGGTGTATTCAGTCATACCACCTCATCCATTCTGGGATGCAGTGGCGAAATACATTGATTTCTCGTTCGCGGATAAGCTCTGTGCTCCCTTGTACTCACCCATCGGCCAACACCCGTATGCCCCGTCCTTGAAACTTAAAATCCATCTCGTACAGCGGTACTACAACATTTCCGACCGTGAGATGGAGCTAAAGATCGTCGGTGATATCTTCATTAAGCGATTTTTAGGTGTACCGATCTCACTCGCAAAGTTTGACCACAGCACAATTGCGCTGGACAGGAGTCGGCTTGGCGCGGATATATTCCATGCCTGTCACGTGAATATCCTCGCTCAGGCACTGAACCTCGGCATGTGGGGACAAGATGATGACCGCTGGTTGGTAGATGCGTTCCACACGCATGCCAATGTTGCTACGCCAAGTGTATATGAGCTCATTCAACAAGCGGCTCAAAAGCTTGTGCGTTACTTGAAGCGTCATAACCCAGCGCGTTACGAAAAATTGAAGGAGAACATGGATGTGGGGGCATTCTTTCGCAAACTCAAGCGTGAGGTGCAGGGCAGCGAAAGAAATCTCGCCTTCAGCAATCTATGTGTTTTGGCGTTCAGTTTAGTGGCATGGCTGGAACGTGCGGACACCGACGACATGGATACCCAGTGGAAAAACGACAATGAGCAGGAAACAGCCAAGCAACAACGCGAGGTGCTCCTGCGTATTTTACGTGAGAACGTTACTCCGAAGCTCCCTGACGAAAACCAGTCTCCTTCATCTGAGAATGTGGAACCACAGAAAGAGGATATTCAGTACGTTGAACAGGACAAAAATAACAAGCCCTCCGACCGTGTAGTGAGTGCACATGACCCAGAAGTACGTGTTGGGCACAAGTCCAAAAAGCTGGCGTTTATTGGCGATAAGACACAAGTCGTGGAGTCGGCCAACTCTCACCTAGTCCTCAATGCGGAGCCTATCCCTGGTAATGAAGTAGATGGAATTGCACTGGAGTCGGTTGTAAAGGCTGTGGTGGATGAGTTCGACAAGCGTCCCAAGGAAGTAGTGGCAGACTCAGCTTACGGAAATGCTGAGAATCGCGACAAGCTCTCCAAGGAACTACATATCCTTCTAACGGCACCGTTGCCCAAATTCACGAACCCGTCCGGAAAGGCATTTCGAGCTGAAGACTTCACATACATACCGGAACGTGACGTGGTCGTGTGTCCTGGTGGGTACACGTCAGTCCGAAAGAACCACATTAAGCAATCTAAGGGTACACAACATGGATTTGCTGAAGAGGATTGCACAGCATGCCCTTTACGTGCGCAGTGCACCGACCATGCAAAGGGACGTACTGTGTTCGTGAGTGACTACTGGGAACTGATTCAGGAGGCAAAGAAGTACAATGCGAGCCAGGAGGGTCAAGAGGCACTTCGAGCTCGATACGAAATTGAGCGCACCAATAACGAAATGAAACGTCACCACGGACTCGGAAAGCCCCGAACCCGTGGTCGTAGCAAGTTGCGGATCGACGTTAAGATTACCTCTATGGTGGTCAATGTAAAGGTAATGGTGAAGGAGTTATTGAACCGAGGTAAGCCGTTAGAGGCCCCCGTCTGCCTTTAA
- a CDS encoding cysteine hydrolase yields MSKPAVVVIDMLKSLVYGYPDLQDRLTSVIDPINAVLDKAHQHNIPVIYSNISFRQTANGYDDGGIYEMLDFQNDSLGIPDKVPREALVMGAPGLSIVEELHVHASDFVLRKNRYSAFYGGDIETLLRALDVDTLIVVGIVTNICVRATCMDAFQRGWKTIIPKECVETYSDRAQEQGLEDLAFTTSEVLALADALERL; encoded by the coding sequence ATGTCGAAGCCCGCCGTCGTGGTTATCGATATGTTAAAGAGTCTCGTATATGGATATCCGGATCTACAAGACAGACTGACCAGCGTCATCGACCCTATCAACGCAGTGCTGGATAAGGCTCATCAACACAACATTCCGGTCATCTACTCCAACATCAGCTTTCGCCAGACTGCCAACGGATACGATGATGGTGGCATCTACGAGATGCTCGATTTCCAAAACGATTCTCTCGGTATCCCAGACAAGGTTCCACGGGAGGCCTTAGTAATGGGGGCTCCAGGTCTCAGCATCGTTGAGGAGCTTCATGTGCATGCCTCAGATTTTGTACTGCGAAAGAATCGCTATAGCGCGTTTTATGGCGGAGACATTGAGACCCTTTTACGTGCGTTAGACGTGGATACCCTGATTGTCGTAGGCATCGTTACGAACATCTGCGTAAGGGCGACGTGTATGGATGCCTTCCAAAGAGGTTGGAAGACCATCATTCCGAAGGAGTGTGTAGAAACATACTCCGATAGGGCTCAGGAACAAGGTCTCGAAGACCTCGCGTTTACCACAAGTGAGGTTCTTGCTCTTGCTGACGCACTCGAGCGTCTTTAG